The following DNA comes from Capsicum annuum cultivar UCD-10X-F1 chromosome 7, UCD10Xv1.1, whole genome shotgun sequence.
GTAATGATTAAATTGAGTGATGAAACAAAAGATTGCTACTGGAAACTTCAACAGAACTCcaactttcttttcttctctcctTTATTCAATGTTTTTCTCCTGATGATTTTCTTTGTTACTCTGATTTTCTCACtttttcctctttgattttcttttttttcctgaTCTCATAGGAAATAATACGTATCCCCTATATCTGAAAGTGAAAGTCCTTAAATATAGGAAAACATTGGGGGGAACAGTTAATATTTTTAGGGGGGAACAGTTATATTTAGGCAGGGGAAgggattttaaaatttaaattttataatttatttatttatttattttcttaaaatatgataatagtgataataaataaaaaaataaataaaatgataataataaaaaaatataataataactaattaattttatatttaagaaaaatataataaaatttacaaatagttaaaataaaataattataataaaataatattaaaactactaatttatttattaaaattgagaatagacaaatatttttttaaaaaaaattatattatttttttaattggaataaaaatataaacaaaattctcaacaaataaaaataaaaatttaaataatattagaccaaatataaatatttactatcgaaaataaattaaaatttgaggagtatcaaaaatcacgtgtctacatatGTGTTTGCCTATCCATTATATTTGGGTTGATGGGTGGAAGGGGATTGGCAAATTGTCAAAACTATACACCATAATACAATACATTACACTCACGTAgccatatttttattttccacCCGCAgagtcaactttttttttttccaacaatgTTTATACATCTGGtaaatatcattaataatatCATACACTGACCATAAACAATGTATCACCCAGTATATAATAGTTTATAAGAGGTTTATACACAACATTATACAGACTTACAATAACGTCAACCATGAAACTCCATCCAAGATGGTTTAAATTTTCATTGAATAGTTtcatgtttcaaaaataatttcaatatgaCATCCTCAATAAACATCAATcatcaatttctcaaaaatttcaacaaatcaCAAAACTCATTTCTATTTCTTTAGCCAGTAAAAAGTCACAATCACCTTAAATACATATGATATTGCAATTTTTGTGGTCCAAATTTAGAATATTACTTTCCAATCTTTTGGGCCCAAAAACTATTTGACCTAACAAAAAACATAATGGCCTACATGTCAGGTATACCACTCTACTCACGTTACTGCATTTAATGGGAAGAAAACGTTTGGGTTGATCATAGTCCAAAAATCCAATCTGTTGGGCCCAAAAAGCATCATCACATAATGCATCAAGATCCATATACCTACTTCATTCATTTCATATCCCTCTAGTTTTTAATATGTACCTATATGCTTGTTCTTTGCCATCATTATTTTccaatatttcaattttgaagttgttgttgtgtgatcaggaggtcatgggttcaagtcttggaaatAACTTCTtacagaaatgtaaggtgaggttGTGTACAATAGATCCTTATGGTCGAGCTCTTTCCCGAAACCTATGCATAacgggagcttagtgcaccggactgcccttttttatttcaattttttcaaaaaaagaatagCCCGATAAACTAAAGCTTCCGCTATGTGCGAGATCCGAGGAAGGATCGAACTATAAGGATTTATTGTACGTAGTCTTACATTGCATTTCTGCAAAGGAAAAAGTCATCAAAATCACCTTAAACTGTATCCAAAAAGTCAAAAACACACTTAAACTATTGgagtgacctaatacacacctaTACCATTGAAAAATGAATTTAGTTCAACCCTACAAGCTGATGTggcataaaaaataaagatttattgCCATttgttccttttattttattaatttcacacctttttgacctttttaaaTTCTTTCTTTACTCTAACTGCATCActtccctttcttttttcttaatagtACCCAACAACACCATtttcacaatacactacaaactcAACATATCTTTAGAGAAAATTTAACTTATCTCTCACCCTCTTTCTCTCAATATCATTACGaaccttcatatatatatatatatatatatatatatatatatatatatatatcttacaaatcttcagattttatttttattctttaaaaaaatttatacccACTTTATTAAAAGAAATCGTTACAAGTTAAATATAATCAAttacaaggaaaaaaaaaaaatacttttgatgAGGAATCAATATCTAATCggcgaaatataaatttttcattattcttTATCGAGAATTTTTTTTGGCAAACTCAATGTGGTATTCATTTATCCTACTTGTTcagtctttttcttcttctttttttctgctaaaatcttataaatttgcattaaaattaaagataactattatattaatgataaatttaaaattttcaccaACTTACTGATCGATTTATTAATCTAGTTTCTCCCACTCTATAAAActctaataagaaaaaaaaaatcaccaataaaattaaaagaaaagagaatgagGTTTTAAAGAACAGTAATGGTGTAGATATTAATGACGGATTTATTAGTGGTGGGTGACAAACAAAAAGAAATTGAAGGCGATGAAGAAGAAAAACTCGATAATGATAATAGTGGTGGATtgctaagaagaagaagaagaagaagaagaagaaattgaagtgGTGTGATGGTGGATTTGCTATTGGTAGTGAAGAGAAAAGAATAAACGGTGATGGTGGTGGCCGGCTGACAACGTATTTGGTATTTCCTGTGAGATGAGAGATGGAGAAGGTGGGGGTGGTTTATTGATGAACAAGATATAATTATTGGAGGATTTTAATGGTTAATTAGGAATTAATTAGTGCAAAATATaactaatttaagaaaaaaaaaagaaaaagaatgaaaaaaataaaatttataagatTTCTAACATGGCGAGTGTAAAGCACCTCCCACTATGTGACTGGTTGAATGTGCGTTGGGATGGAATTAAATTCACTTTTCGCTAGTACaggtgtgtattaggtcacttcAATAATTTAAGTGTGACTTCGACTTTTCAGATATAGTTTAAGATGGTTTTGATGACATTTCCCTTTCTGCAAAAGACTATTTCCATGCCTTGAACTCATGGATCACATGACactaactttaccagttactctgAGACTCCCTTCTAATATTTCCATAAAAcgaataaaaggaaaatattggAGCACCTAAAAGACGTCAAGAATTATGAGATCGTGCTCTTTGCTTGACTCTTTTGAGTGCTTGACTCTTTTGAGCTTAGAATGCATAATTTCTGCTATTATTACTTAGTGTTAGAAGTTAATCGCAAAAAACTACTCACAAGCGGAGTTAGATAGGACCGAAGGGACTTAGTCAAACCActttcaccaaaaaaattatattattgaacttcttttaacttcttcatgtgtttattttcttcatattttaaactTTCAAAGTGAAAATCTTTATTTCGTGATCACCATTTTGTGTTTCGCTTCTAGTATATGAGGCCAAGCACTCTTCCATACATCACGGCCTAAGGAATGAGTTTATCTATACTTGCTTTATGATTTCAACTTTTTACTCTATCCTAATTTACGAgtgtaaaatattaaatttcaacaaattgaattttttaaattcataatttataaatttaaaattctatcTTCGCCTTTGAAGAGCTATAGCAACTTAATTACGATGCAGTAATTAATCAAGAAACATGCATTAGAATGATTGTCTATGTGATTGAGTTTGACTTCATTATAAAACTATGTCTGTTCTGAAAGAATATTAAATTTTTGCTATATATACATCGCTACTAAGCTCACATATACTCCGCGACGcgtattataaatataaaattagtcACCTCAAGGTCATATGTTATAAGATACACATTTATATAACCAACTTTGCAACTATTATTTTATAGGCTACAAACTACAACAGGCTACTTCATTAGCCATTCATGAAAGTAATAATGACTCAATAATATATCAACTAATAATATATAACTAATGACAATATTTTATGTACAAAAATCTTCCTAATCCTAAAACAAGGGCTTCATTTCTGAATGCTGTTTCCACTActcttatatttttttactaattaaAGTGCTAcaattatattcttttttttttcaactaaaatatattttttcaactacaaatatattttttcaagtacgtaaaaatatttttccaataatGTTCTTCATTTAATATCTTAATTGTGAATTGGAGGTTTTCTCTTGGCCGGAGAATAATCCATTCCGGCTAAATCTAGCACGTCGGGATGATCGGAGGATATTTTCCGGTGACCGGTTTCTGGTGATGAATTGACAGAGAAATTTTCACTACTTGTTTGATCTTTCGATATTGTTGTTGTGTCATGAGCTTTATTTCCTTCATTCTTGATATTCTgtagatatatataaaattaaccatataagtataatttcaaaaataaaaacttaattattgaaacattttttaagaattttttgtattgattcttgtttttttttgaTGGAAATTAACCAACCTTTGTTGTAGTAGTAGTTGAGGTAATTGGACTAATAGTAGAGGTTGTTTTTGTCATAAGTTTTCTATTTCTTCCTGCAAACATTACAAGAATAATTAACCACTTGATCAATAAACTAACCAAAACGAGACATATATTAAAGTTGAGTACTAGACATTTTGATGATTCAAATTCCATTAATACCTTACTAATAATATCCCAAAATAATTCATCATCAAGAAGTTAAAAATGTCAGAAAGAGAACCACATAGGACTTCAATCTTATTTTGAAATCCCactaatttcaagaatttcaagaaactagAAACGGAAAATGTGAGTAACTTGGTTGCTCTAGTGGTTAAGCGCCTTCACCGGAGTTTGAGACACATTGGACTagtaaaaaaaagatgaaaaagaaaatgagtaaCTAGACTAGTAATTTATTAAGTTAATGGTGTCTAGGCCTATGTCCTCTAGGTCCATAATAGTCTTCATGGATACTTGGTAACCAATGATGACTTTTTTTGGGTACTTTCGAAAGTCTTCTCTTCATTGTAGTACCTGATGATGAACAGTGGCCATCTTTGCAAAGAATATTGACTTCTTTAGAACCTCCTTCATCACTTCTTTCTTTCAAAGCATTTTCCTATTACGAAACAAAAACCATCATTAAGCTTTTAGCACTTTGAATTTCAAAGTAAGCAAAAAAGTTAAACCATACTAAGATCATGATAAATGAgtataattttgaattattataatACTAACCTTTGACTTGGGAATATTCCTTGCTTGTGCT
Coding sequences within:
- the LOC107877042 gene encoding uncharacterized protein LOC107877042, translated to MKQFLLLSLLLLSTLVHEAQARNIPKSKENALKERSDEGGSKEVNILCKDGHCSSSGRNRKLMTKTTSTISPITSTTTTTKNIKNEGNKAHDTTTISKDQTSSENFSVNSSPETGHRKISSDHPDVLDLAGMDYSPAKRKPPIHN